Part of the bacterium genome, GTCAGATCGTCGTGGTCGGCGCCGGCCCGGCGGGTTTGGCCGCGGCCGCCGAGGCGCAGACGGCCGGCGCCCGAGTGCTGCTGCTCGAGGAACGCGCCGTGCTCGGCGGGCGGGCCGTCCTGGTCCCCGGGGCCCGCGGACTCACCGAGGGATTGATGCGCAATCTCGGCAGCGCTGAAGTCTGGCGCAACAGTCCCGTCTGGGCGATCGCGGGCCGTTCGCTCGCCGTGCTGCGTGCGCAGCGCGTGGACACGGTTGCCGCCGCCGCCGTGATCCTCGCGACGGGGGCGCCCGAGGTCATGATGCCGTTTCCGGGATGGACGCTCCCGGGCGTGCTCACGATCGAGGGCGGCTGGGAGGCCGTTCGTTCGGGCCGGATCGCGGCCGAGTCGGGGCCCGCCGTCGTCGCCGCCCGAGGGGAGGCCGCCGCGCTGGCGACGCGCCTCGCCGAGCGCGGCCTGGCGGTGACGCTCGTCGCCGCGGACCGGCCGGGCGGCGTGCCGGAGACGATTCCCGTGGTTTCCGGCGCTGTGGCCGAAGCGCGCGGCGCCGGCGCGGTCGAATCCGTGGTGCTGGAGGACGGCAGCGCGCATCCGTGCCGGCTGCTGTGCGTTGAATCGCCCCGTGTCCCCGCCACAGACCTTGCCCGTCTCGCGGGCTGTCCATGCATCTATGAGCCGCAGCTCGGCGGCGTCGTACCCCGTTACGATCCCATGATGGCGCTGCACGGTCCCACGGCGGGCCTGTTCATCGCGGGCGATGCGGGCGGCGTCGACACGCCTCGCGCCGCCGCCGAATCCGGACGCCTCGCCGCCCGGTCGGCGCTCCGGCTGCTCCGGCTGCTGGAGGATGCCGACGCCAAGATGGCCGAGGCGCGGCAACGCCTCGCGGCGACGGGGGCACCGCTCCGGCATGCCGCACGCGAAGCGCTGATGCTCGGCGCGGTGCCGGACGAGCAGGTCGACACGTGGATGCCGCGTTCCGGCACGATGATGTGTCCGTGTGAAGTCGCAGCACTCGCCGCGCTGCAGGACGCCGTCGCGGCGGGTGCCGTGACGCCGGACGCGCTGGCCGCCGAGACGCGGTGCGGACTCGGCGAGTGCCGGTGGCGCCGCTGCGGGACACCGGTGATGCGCTGGCTCAGCGCGGTCTGCGAGATGCCGATCGGCCGCCTCCCGCTGCCGGGGCTGTGGCCGCCGCTCAGACCGCTGCCGCTCTCGGCGTTGCTGCGGCCGGGTCCCGAGGGGACGGCGCCTCATGCCTGAGCGTGACCGCGGGTACGAAGTGGCCGTCCTGGGCGCGGGCTGCGTCGGGGCCGCGGTGGCCTATGTGCTGGCCCGGCGGCGTCTGGCGTCGGTCGTGGTCGACGCGTCGCGGCCGGATACCGACATCCCCTGGCCGGCGGCCGTGGCGGTGCAGGGCGGCAGCGTGCCCGACGTGCGGCTCGCGCTGCGCAGCGCGGAGCGATTGCCCGGGCTCCAGGATGCCGTCGGTCCGTTCGGCTACCGGCGCACCGGTGGTCTCATCGTGGCGCTCACGGAGGCGGAGGCGGACGTGCACCGGGGGCGCGTGTCCGAGGCCCAGGACGCCGGATTGCCCGTGACGTGGTTGTCGCGCGAAGAGGCGCTCCGTCGGGAGCCGGGGCTCAGCGAGGGGGTGCTGGGCGCGCGCTACTGCGGCTACGACGGCGTCGTCGACGGCCCGGCGCTGATGCGCCGCCTGCTCGCCGCCGCCGGCCGGTTCGGCGCCGTCGCGCACGTCGGCTGCGGCTACGTCATGATCGGCCGCGGGCCCGACGGCTTTCGGATCCAGGCCGGGCGCGACGAAATCATCGCGCGGCGGCTCGTGCTGGCCTCCGGGGAGATGTTGCGCGCGGTGGGACGGCAGATCGGCGTGGACCTTCCGCTTCGAACGGGCCGGCGCCGGATGTGCGTGACCGAGCGAGTCGGCCCGCTGCTCCGGCACACGGTCAACGGCATCCACCAGATGCCGTCGGGCGAGGCCGTGCTGGACCCGCCGGTGGCGCTCGAGGAGGGAGCCGGCGCCGCCGACGTCTCCGAGGTGGTCGAGAGTCTGCGCCGGATCGCAACAGCGTCCGTGCGCGCCGTACCGGCGCTCGCGACGGCCCGGATCCTCCACGCGCCGCTCCGGGTGTCGCTCGAGCCGGCCGACGGCCGGCCGGCCGTCGGCCGGCTCGAGGACCGGGTCCACGTCGCGATCGCCGGGCCGGAGCAGGCCCGTACCCATTTTCCGATCATCGCCGACGCGATTGCCGAGGTCCTCGCGAGAGACCGGCAGCCGGAGGATCTCGAGACCTGGGCCCCCGACCGCTTCACGGCGGCCGAACTCGGGGCGGGAGTCGAGGGGGAGGATTCGTGTTAACGTTCGTAGTAGGTAGAGAACACTTTGTTGGGCTGTAAGGCCTGGGGGAGGAATGAAGTCGCTATGCCAAAGGGCACGGTGAAGTGGTTTAATCGGGAGAAGGGTTATGGTTTTATTACCCCAGAGGAAGGTAAGGACGTGTTCGTGCACTACACGGGCATCGCGGGGGAGGGCTTTCGGAACCTGGAGGAGGGCCAAGTCGTCGAGTTCGAGATCACGCAGGGCCAGAAAGGCCCTCAGGCCCAGAATGTGAGGGTCGTGGGCTAGCACCGATAATCCCAACGGCCCCAACGACAATCAAAAGGAAGATGCCGGGCGCAAACCCGGCATCTTTTGTTGCAGCCAGAGTTTATTCTGTAGCGGATTTTGATGAGTGATTGCTCATTTGCGCTCATTTCTCAGTTTTCGTCTCATTCCGGCCCGATTCGGGGCGCCTGAGACGCGATTTTTACAGGCCTTTCTTCACGGAATGTTGCGAATGGCTTGAGATGCGTGATAGATTAAAACGAGGTTAGTCGAATGGCGAAAACCCTGCGCAAGGCCGGAAAAAACGCAAAGGGGCGGGGGCGGGCGGAGAAAAGAGCCCGGACGAGCGCATCGAGGGCAGCGAGCCCAGCCCGCCCGAGCGGACGACGGCCGCGACCGCGAACCGGCCGTGTGCGGGTGGT contains:
- a CDS encoding FAD-dependent oxidoreductase; translation: MIERQIVVVGAGPAGLAAAAEAQTAGARVLLLEERAVLGGRAVLVPGARGLTEGLMRNLGSAEVWRNSPVWAIAGRSLAVLRAQRVDTVAAAAVILATGAPEVMMPFPGWTLPGVLTIEGGWEAVRSGRIAAESGPAVVAARGEAAALATRLAERGLAVTLVAADRPGGVPETIPVVSGAVAEARGAGAVESVVLEDGSAHPCRLLCVESPRVPATDLARLAGCPCIYEPQLGGVVPRYDPMMALHGPTAGLFIAGDAGGVDTPRAAAESGRLAARSALRLLRLLEDADAKMAEARQRLAATGAPLRHAAREALMLGAVPDEQVDTWMPRSGTMMCPCEVAALAALQDAVAAGAVTPDALAAETRCGLGECRWRRCGTPVMRWLSAVCEMPIGRLPLPGLWPPLRPLPLSALLRPGPEGTAPHA
- a CDS encoding FAD-dependent oxidoreductase — protein: MPERDRGYEVAVLGAGCVGAAVAYVLARRRLASVVVDASRPDTDIPWPAAVAVQGGSVPDVRLALRSAERLPGLQDAVGPFGYRRTGGLIVALTEAEADVHRGRVSEAQDAGLPVTWLSREEALRREPGLSEGVLGARYCGYDGVVDGPALMRRLLAAAGRFGAVAHVGCGYVMIGRGPDGFRIQAGRDEIIARRLVLASGEMLRAVGRQIGVDLPLRTGRRRMCVTERVGPLLRHTVNGIHQMPSGEAVLDPPVALEEGAGAADVSEVVESLRRIATASVRAVPALATARILHAPLRVSLEPADGRPAVGRLEDRVHVAIAGPEQARTHFPIIADAIAEVLARDRQPEDLETWAPDRFTAAELGAGVEGEDSC
- a CDS encoding cold-shock protein, yielding MPKGTVKWFNREKGYGFITPEEGKDVFVHYTGIAGEGFRNLEEGQVVEFEITQGQKGPQAQNVRVVG